A stretch of the Psychroserpens sp. Hel_I_66 genome encodes the following:
- a CDS encoding M57 family metalloprotease has protein sequence MKNLKFLTLGGLCLLFSVQSCEKDNGAEDISNLDDVSIINVNHLEGRTIVTDTELLNAIHTLDIDVGLVSIGDFHLPDGTVEERIYIGSDITFTLDELNTLIGDGSGLNRQYRTFNLVTGNNQTIDIIGYVANSSQSLSSKAQTALQRAVNNYNALNTTLQFNLTFGSNYQAADMVVYDNSVNTPNSQGGVAGFPSSSGLPNKFVQIYNIEQFSTGVNEHVITHEIGHSVGFRHSDWFDRLSCPASSQGNEGAGSNGAVQIPGTPSGRDLTSVMQACFTTSEDGNFNNNDVIALEFMYLQSSSGPCDGVSEWQSGVSYNIGARVTYFGNLYERVSGGWSLIGPCN, from the coding sequence ATGAAAAACTTAAAATTTTTGACCTTAGGTGGTCTATGCCTTTTATTTTCTGTTCAGTCTTGTGAAAAAGACAATGGTGCTGAGGATATTTCTAATTTAGATGATGTATCGATCATTAATGTGAATCATTTGGAAGGGAGAACAATCGTTACAGATACTGAATTATTAAATGCCATCCACACTTTAGATATTGACGTCGGTTTGGTGTCTATTGGAGACTTTCATTTACCAGATGGAACGGTAGAAGAACGAATCTATATAGGTAGTGATATTACCTTTACCTTGGATGAATTAAATACTTTAATTGGTGATGGTTCTGGTTTAAATCGCCAGTATAGAACCTTTAATTTGGTAACTGGAAATAACCAAACCATAGATATTATAGGTTATGTGGCTAATAGTAGCCAATCTCTTTCAAGTAAAGCGCAAACTGCTTTACAACGAGCTGTTAACAATTACAATGCTTTAAATACAACCTTACAATTTAATCTTACGTTTGGATCAAATTATCAAGCTGCAGATATGGTTGTATATGATAACTCGGTTAATACACCAAACAGTCAAGGTGGTGTAGCTGGTTTTCCTTCAAGTTCTGGCTTACCCAATAAGTTTGTTCAAATTTATAATATTGAGCAGTTTTCTACAGGTGTCAATGAGCATGTGATTACTCACGAGATTGGACATTCTGTTGGTTTTCGTCATTCCGACTGGTTTGACCGTTTAAGTTGTCCTGCTTCTAGCCAAGGTAATGAAGGTGCAGGATCAAATGGTGCAGTTCAAATACCGGGAACGCCTTCTGGTAGGGATTTAACCTCTGTAATGCAAGCTTGTTTCACTACAAGTGAAGATGGCAATTTTAATAATAATGATGTTATAGCTTTAGAATTTATGTATCTACAGAGTAGTTCTGGGCCATGTGATGGCGTATCAGAGTGGCAAAGTGGAGTAAGCTATAATATTGGTGCTCGTGTGACTTATTTTGGAAACCTTTACGAACGTGTAAGTGGAGGTTGGAGCTTAATAGGACCTTGTAATTAA